A window from Deltaproteobacteria bacterium encodes these proteins:
- a CDS encoding type II toxin-antitoxin system Phd/YefM family antitoxin, which translates to MHVVGVRELKNRLTHYLSLTRQGVPVIVTDRSEPIAVLHGLGQVEETAGTEERLASLAHLKRLRMPTDRSPFQPVRRARGGRKGSDLIIEERR; encoded by the coding sequence ATGCACGTCGTCGGGGTGCGGGAACTGAAGAACCGGTTGACCCATTACCTTTCCTTGACGAGACAGGGGGTTCCGGTCATCGTCACGGACCGGAGCGAGCCGATCGCGGTTCTCCACGGGCTCGGGCAGGTCGAGGAGACGGCCGGGACAGAGGAACGGCTGGCATCGCTTGCCCATTTGAAGCGCCTGCGGATGCCGACCGACCGCTCTCCCTTCCAACCGGTCCGCCGCGCACGCGGAGGGAGGAAGGGATCCGACCTGATCATCGAGGAACGGCGATGA
- a CDS encoding type II toxin-antitoxin system VapC family toxin: MIYLDSSALVKRYVQEPGSDAMDRLLADPPYAATSRLAYPEILSALNRKQKAREFSTRIFGELIKAFESDWGKLFILEFDDELLPIIKKAIHRHAVRGADAVHLASAMWLRSVLKEDVVFACADARLLAAARAERLVAYDPE; the protein is encoded by the coding sequence ATGATCTATCTGGACAGCAGCGCCCTCGTCAAACGGTACGTCCAGGAACCCGGCTCCGACGCGATGGATCGGCTTCTTGCCGATCCCCCGTACGCCGCGACATCGAGGTTGGCGTACCCGGAGATTCTCTCCGCGCTGAACCGGAAGCAAAAAGCGAGGGAGTTCTCCACCCGGATCTTCGGCGAACTGATCAAGGCGTTCGAGTCCGACTGGGGGAAGTTGTTCATTCTCGAATTCGACGACGAACTGCTGCCGATCATCAAGAAGGCGATCCACAGGCACGCCGTCCGGGGCGCGGATGCCGTTCACCTGGCATCCGCGATGTGGCTGCGTTCAGTGCTAAAGGAAGACGTGGTCTTCGCCTGTGCGGACGCCAGGCTCCTCGCCGCGGCACGCGCGGAACGACTCGTGGCGTACGATCCGGAGTGA
- a CDS encoding insulinase family protein gives LGAALFAMIAGGPTPSAGEEPLVEKYVLGNGLTVVIRPSPSSPVAAVQAWVKAGSTTEIEARAGMSHILEHMAFKGTKRRGPGEIAREVEAVGGEINAYTSFDQTVYHITLSGRFLENALDILADTLGNSVFDPGELSRELEVILEEVRMNEDDPGRVVSKALFREAYKVHPYGRPVIGFVDTIRKTTRDDLLAYFHANYVPGNMVLVIAGNVDPKTSRPLIERTFGALPPGSAPEVPRPAEPTQRETRVVVREKDARRAYLDMGFHGPSMKDPDVYAWDLLSMILGSGETSRLYRSVKDGKGLVDSVSASSYTPRDPGLLFVGGTLSPEKAREALKEILLETFRMVAAPPEGPELARAKTATETDFLYSLESQSALARHVGFYETTLNDAAFEQTYLRKIRAVTADDILTVAKKYLSPGNLTVSAVLPTGKGGLLPADEVRAIALAAYAEATAPVAKTEKKRTVVKEVLANGIRVIVRENRAVPVVAVQAGFLAGVRGEPKEKGGVSGLTAGMLVKGTAHRTAKEISEAVENMGADLNGTSGRNSFGLQGKFLQRDFEKGFRLFAESLLEPTFPAEELEKKRIETLGALKQQKDQLTQATFLLFLGAHYGDHPYGRNPLGTENSVRAMTTSDLKAYYARWADPRNMVIAISGDIDVEEALAAVRKAFGEMPRRPGYAALGALPVPSHDAVMKAEERRDKQQAHFVIGYPGARFTDPDRYALDVLGSALAGMGGRLFVNLRDKKSLAYSVTSFSSEQVDPGFFAFYMGTSADKLDGAIADTLVEIADVKKGGVTREEFDRAKKWMIGTYEIGLQSNNSYADKMVYNELYGTGYEETFAAPEKIAAVSFEDVNRLAASVLDLEKYTIAILRGK, from the coding sequence TGCTGGGCGCGGCCCTGTTCGCCATGATCGCGGGGGGACCGACTCCCTCCGCCGGGGAGGAACCGTTGGTCGAAAAATACGTGCTCGGCAACGGGCTGACGGTCGTGATCCGGCCGAGCCCTTCGTCGCCGGTGGCGGCGGTGCAAGCGTGGGTCAAGGCGGGAAGCACCACGGAGATCGAAGCCCGCGCGGGGATGTCCCATATCCTCGAGCACATGGCGTTCAAGGGGACGAAGCGCAGGGGGCCCGGGGAGATCGCCCGGGAGGTCGAGGCGGTGGGGGGCGAGATCAACGCCTACACGAGCTTCGACCAGACGGTCTACCACATCACCCTCTCGGGGCGGTTCCTCGAGAACGCGCTCGACATCCTCGCCGACACGCTCGGGAACTCGGTCTTCGACCCCGGGGAACTTTCGCGGGAACTCGAGGTGATCCTCGAGGAGGTGCGGATGAACGAGGACGATCCGGGGCGGGTCGTCTCCAAGGCCCTCTTCCGGGAGGCGTACAAGGTCCACCCGTACGGGCGCCCCGTCATCGGCTTCGTCGACACGATCCGGAAGACCACGCGCGACGATCTTCTGGCCTACTTCCACGCGAACTACGTTCCCGGGAACATGGTGCTGGTGATCGCGGGGAACGTCGACCCGAAAACGTCCCGGCCGCTGATCGAGAGGACGTTCGGGGCGCTTCCCCCCGGTTCCGCGCCGGAAGTCCCGAGGCCGGCCGAGCCGACCCAGAGGGAGACCCGGGTCGTCGTCAGGGAGAAGGACGCGCGGCGCGCCTACCTCGACATGGGGTTCCATGGCCCCTCGATGAAGGACCCGGACGTCTACGCCTGGGACCTGCTGTCGATGATCCTCGGCAGCGGCGAGACGTCACGGCTCTACCGCTCGGTGAAGGATGGGAAAGGGCTCGTCGACTCGGTGTCCGCGTCGTCATATACCCCGAGGGACCCGGGGCTCCTGTTCGTCGGCGGAACCTTGTCGCCCGAGAAGGCGCGGGAGGCCCTCAAGGAGATCCTCCTCGAGACGTTCCGGATGGTTGCCGCCCCTCCGGAGGGGCCGGAGCTCGCGCGGGCCAAGACGGCCACGGAGACCGACTTTCTGTACTCCCTCGAGTCGCAGTCGGCGCTGGCACGCCACGTGGGATTCTACGAGACCACGTTGAACGACGCGGCGTTCGAGCAGACGTACCTGCGCAAGATCCGGGCGGTGACCGCCGACGACATCCTCACAGTCGCGAAAAAGTACCTTTCGCCGGGGAACCTGACCGTTTCGGCCGTCCTCCCCACTGGGAAGGGTGGGCTTCTTCCCGCGGACGAAGTCCGGGCGATCGCCCTGGCGGCGTACGCGGAGGCGACCGCGCCGGTCGCGAAGACCGAAAAGAAGCGGACCGTGGTGAAGGAGGTCCTCGCCAACGGGATCCGGGTGATCGTGCGGGAGAACCGCGCGGTCCCGGTGGTGGCGGTGCAGGCCGGGTTCCTCGCGGGGGTGCGGGGCGAGCCTAAGGAGAAAGGCGGGGTCTCCGGGCTCACCGCGGGGATGCTCGTCAAGGGAACGGCGCACCGGACGGCGAAGGAGATCTCCGAGGCGGTGGAGAACATGGGGGCGGATCTCAACGGCACCTCGGGCCGCAACTCGTTCGGCCTGCAGGGGAAGTTCCTCCAGCGCGACTTCGAAAAAGGGTTTCGCCTGTTCGCCGAATCGCTGCTCGAGCCGACCTTCCCGGCCGAGGAGCTCGAGAAGAAGCGGATCGAGACGCTCGGCGCCCTGAAGCAGCAGAAGGACCAGCTGACGCAGGCGACCTTCCTCCTGTTCCTCGGAGCGCACTACGGCGACCACCCGTATGGCCGGAATCCCCTCGGCACGGAGAACTCGGTCCGCGCGATGACGACTTCGGACCTGAAGGCGTATTACGCGCGCTGGGCGGATCCGCGGAACATGGTGATCGCGATCTCCGGGGACATCGACGTGGAGGAGGCGCTCGCGGCGGTCCGCAAGGCGTTCGGGGAGATGCCGCGGCGGCCGGGGTACGCGGCGCTGGGGGCGTTGCCGGTCCCCTCGCACGACGCGGTGATGAAGGCGGAAGAGCGGCGCGACAAGCAGCAGGCGCACTTCGTCATCGGCTATCCGGGTGCGCGGTTCACCGACCCGGACCGGTACGCGCTCGACGTGTTGGGCTCCGCGCTCGCCGGGATGGGGGGCCGGCTCTTCGTGAACCTGAGGGACAAGAAGTCGCTGGCCTACTCGGTCACCTCGTTTTCCTCGGAGCAGGTGGACCCGGGCTTCTTCGCCTTCTACATGGGGACCAGCGCCGACAAGCTGGACGGCGCGATCGCCGACACCCTCGTCGAGATCGCCGACGTGAAGAAGGGCGGCGTGACGCGGGAGGAGTTCGACCGGGCGAAGAAATGGATGATCGGCACCTACGAGATCGGCCTCCAGAGCAACAACTCCTACGCCGACAAGATGGTTTACAACGAGTTGTACGGGACGGGGTACGAGGAGACGTTCGCGGCCCCGGAGAAGATCGCGGCAGTCAGCTTTGAAGACGTGAACCGCCTCGCCGCCTCCGTCCTCGACCTCGAGAAGTACACCATCGCGATCCTGCGGGGCAAATAA
- a CDS encoding TolC family protein, whose protein sequence is MDRPARISSLSALPGAVLLLLTFGFPLLPAASAMEAVDFHQAVARALSNNAFVSAAGEDAVAARRDADVARGYLLPSVRFDEKFVRTSVPGEAFGLKMNQEKLLASDFLDVRNFNSPPPRNDFIATLSVEQPLFAPKAYIGYGMAKVEADAKGQDLYRRKEDAVYRVLTAVLDVVTARQYIEVAGQGLSDAREHLRIAESLEAAGMGLASDVLRVKVAVALAEGGKVTAENRLELARRGLALAMGEPGAPPVDVIGPPPEFPDPGTPEREGTAATGRADLRASSLRLANAGSDVRLRQSGYLPEVGLAAAYQVDAEDSPFSPDNRSWKVGVGLTWNLFDGMRREAELGKALAERRRAQATHRGMRDQAAFEAARADLGVKEATLRGEIARAALASAEEGVRLLTSRYENHLGRMVDLLDAQTALDGARAARIRAENDVRLSRAQRLYASGGLLTFAAPAEENGKEKIR, encoded by the coding sequence ATGGACCGACCCGCCCGAATTTCTTCCCTTTCCGCCCTGCCCGGGGCGGTGCTGCTTCTCCTGACGTTCGGTTTTCCCCTCCTGCCGGCCGCGTCGGCGATGGAGGCGGTCGACTTCCACCAGGCGGTGGCCCGGGCGCTCTCGAACAACGCCTTTGTCTCGGCGGCGGGAGAGGATGCCGTCGCCGCGCGCCGCGATGCCGATGTGGCCCGCGGGTACCTTCTCCCCTCCGTCCGGTTCGATGAAAAATTCGTCCGCACGAGCGTTCCCGGGGAGGCGTTCGGGCTCAAGATGAATCAGGAAAAACTCCTCGCGTCCGATTTCCTCGATGTGCGCAACTTCAACAGCCCGCCGCCGCGCAACGACTTCATCGCCACCCTGTCGGTTGAGCAGCCGCTTTTTGCCCCGAAGGCGTACATCGGCTACGGGATGGCAAAGGTGGAGGCGGACGCGAAGGGTCAGGACCTCTACCGGCGGAAGGAGGACGCGGTGTACCGGGTCCTCACCGCGGTCCTCGACGTCGTCACGGCGCGGCAGTACATCGAGGTGGCGGGCCAGGGGCTCTCCGACGCCCGGGAGCACCTGCGGATCGCGGAGAGCCTCGAGGCGGCCGGGATGGGGCTGGCCTCCGACGTCCTGCGGGTGAAGGTCGCGGTCGCCTTGGCGGAAGGGGGGAAGGTGACGGCGGAGAACCGGCTGGAGCTCGCGCGCCGCGGGCTCGCCCTCGCGATGGGAGAGCCGGGAGCGCCCCCCGTGGATGTGATCGGCCCGCCGCCGGAGTTCCCCGACCCCGGGACACCGGAACGGGAGGGGACCGCGGCAACCGGCCGGGCCGACCTGCGCGCCTCGTCGCTGCGGCTCGCGAACGCGGGCAGCGATGTCCGGCTCCGGCAGTCGGGATATCTGCCCGAGGTCGGCCTCGCGGCGGCGTACCAGGTGGACGCCGAGGATTCCCCCTTCTCCCCCGACAACCGCTCCTGGAAGGTGGGCGTGGGGCTCACCTGGAACCTCTTCGACGGGATGCGCCGTGAGGCGGAGCTTGGAAAGGCCCTCGCCGAGCGCCGCCGGGCCCAGGCGACCCACCGCGGGATGCGGGACCAGGCGGCGTTCGAGGCGGCGCGGGCGGACCTGGGTGTGAAGGAAGCGACGCTTCGCGGGGAGATCGCGCGCGCCGCTCTCGCGTCGGCGGAGGAGGGTGTTCGGTTGCTCACGTCCCGGTACGAGAACCACCTCGGCCGGATGGTGGACCTCCTCGATGCGCAGACGGCCCTCGACGGCGCCCGCGCCGCCCGGATCCGCGCGGAGAACGACGTGCGGCTCTCCCGCGCGCAGCGGTTGTACGCCTCCGGCGGGCTGCTCACCTTCGCCGCGCCGGCGGAGGAAAACGGGAAGGAGAAAATCCGGTGA